A region of Anoplopoma fimbria isolate UVic2021 breed Golden Eagle Sablefish chromosome 24, Afim_UVic_2022, whole genome shotgun sequence DNA encodes the following proteins:
- the aqp11 gene encoding aquaporin-11 — translation MTDLFASLSVLFASVLLSETLRRTSARFFPGDFCRYLLEAASTFQLCTCTHELKLLGEAGQLGPQVGLTLTYAVTVIHLSTFRGASCNPSAALERVCRGSCSAGAAAALVAAQFAAAVAAQFAAAFVWSLELSDVHARHQRFGFRCYDPLGGTLLQAAAVELGCAFAVQAAALHVHKLGEQLRVHFVAAVITALVYTGGSISGAIFNPVLAFSVQFPCSGHTYLEYCFVYWLGPILGVASCILLFEKLIPFLSGKSTIGLDVPVVQKQKKTR, via the exons ATGACCGACCTGTTCGCCTCCCTGTCGGTGCTGTTCGCGTCGGTTCTGCTCAGCGAAACGCTCCGCCGCACCTCCGCGCGTTTTTTCCCGGGAGATTTCTGCCGCTACCTGCTGGAGGCGGCGTCCACGTTCCAGCTCTGCACCTGCACGCATGAGCTCAAGCTGCTGGGTGAAGCAGGCCAGCTGGGTCCACAGGTGGGCCTCACCCTCACCTACGCCGTCACCGTCATCCACCTGTCCACCTTCCGCGGCGCGTCGTGCAACCCGAGCGCGGCGCTGGAGCGCGTTTGCCGCGGCAGCTGCAGCGCCGGAGCGGCAGCCGCGCTCGTCGCCGCGCAGTTCGCCGCCGCTGTCGCCGCGCAGTTCGCCGCCGCGTTCGTCTGGTCGCTGGAGCTCTCTGACGTCCACGCCCGGCACCAGAGGTTCGGGTTCCGGTGCTACGACCCCCTGGGCGGGACTCTGCTGCAGGCGGCGGCCGTGGAGCTCGGCTGCGCCTTCGCGGTGCAGGCTGCCGCTCTGCACGTCCACAAGCTGGGCGAACAACTTCGCGTTCACTTCGTCGCCGCTGTCATCACCGCTCTGGTTTACACAG GTGGAAGTATTTCAGGAGCCATCTTTAACCCCGTCCTGGCCTTCTCCGTCCAGTTCCCCTGCAGCGGCCACACCTACCTGGAGTACTGCTTCGTCTACTGGCTGGGACCCATTTTAG GTGTGGCGAGCTGCATCCTGCTGTTTGAGAAGCTCATCCCCTTCCTCTCTGGAAAGAGCACCATCGGGCTGGACGTCCCTGTTGtccagaaacagaagaagacacGGTAG